One Enterococcus silesiacus genomic window carries:
- a CDS encoding glutamyl aminopeptidase, with the protein MEEKTFQRIKELTELQGTSGFEDDIRAYMKKNMAPLVDELQYDGLGGIFGLKRAKEQDAPRVMVAAHMDEVGFMLTQIKDNGLFQVVPLGGWNPYVVSAQRFTLKTSKGNYPCISSSVPPHLLRGTSGQKQLEVTDVLFDAGFESKEEAESFGVRPGDSIVPQTETIKTANGKNIISKSWDNRYGCTLVLEALEALQNEQLGHTLIAGANVQEEVGLRGSKPSVHKFNPDLFFAVDCSAADDIQTKKGTYGHLGEGTLLRIYDPGMITLPRVREYLLDTAATHNIPYQYFVSKGGTDAGAAHTTNNGVPSTVIGVCGRYIHTHQTMFNIKDFEAAREMLIQVLKGLDKTTVNTIIYGK; encoded by the coding sequence ATGGAAGAAAAAACATTTCAACGCATTAAAGAATTAACAGAGCTACAAGGAACAAGCGGATTTGAAGATGATATTCGTGCTTATATGAAGAAAAATATGGCACCATTAGTAGACGAGCTTCAATATGATGGTTTAGGTGGGATTTTTGGCCTAAAAAGAGCGAAAGAACAAGATGCACCGCGCGTTATGGTTGCTGCTCACATGGACGAAGTTGGCTTTATGCTGACACAAATCAAAGATAACGGATTATTCCAAGTCGTTCCTTTAGGCGGTTGGAATCCTTATGTCGTATCAGCCCAACGTTTCACATTAAAAACAAGTAAAGGCAATTATCCATGTATCTCTTCTTCCGTGCCACCACATTTATTACGCGGAACAAGTGGTCAAAAGCAATTAGAAGTGACCGACGTCTTATTCGATGCTGGTTTTGAATCAAAAGAAGAAGCGGAAAGCTTTGGCGTTCGCCCAGGAGATTCAATCGTACCGCAAACGGAAACGATCAAAACAGCTAATGGTAAAAATATCATCAGTAAATCATGGGATAATCGTTACGGCTGTACGTTAGTATTAGAAGCATTAGAAGCGTTGCAAAATGAACAATTAGGTCACACGTTGATTGCTGGTGCTAACGTTCAAGAAGAAGTTGGTTTACGTGGTTCTAAACCGTCAGTACACAAATTCAACCCAGATTTATTCTTCGCTGTGGATTGTTCAGCAGCAGATGATATCCAAACGAAAAAAGGTACTTACGGACATCTTGGGGAAGGCACCTTGTTGCGTATTTACGATCCAGGTATGATCACATTGCCTCGTGTACGTGAATATTTATTAGATACAGCAGCAACGCACAACATTCCTTACCAATACTTTGTTTCTAAAGGTGGAACGGATGCAGGTGCCGCTCATACAACGAATAATGGTGTGCCAAGCACTGTAATTGGTGTTTGCGGACGTTATATCCATACACATCAAACCATGTTTAATATCAAAGACTTTGAGGCAGCCCGTGAAATGTTGATCCAAGTCTTAAAAGGTCTAGATAAAACAACTGTTAATACGATCATTTACGGAAAGTAG
- a CDS encoding thioredoxin → MIIPTSYEELAVFVAEGKSVFFFTADWCGDCRFIKPVMPEIEAAFPEFRFIEVDRDKFMELASEWTIFGIPSFVVTDQGKELGRLVNKDRKTKEEITTFLQSVS, encoded by the coding sequence ATGATTATTCCAACATCCTATGAAGAGTTGGCTGTTTTCGTAGCAGAAGGCAAAAGTGTCTTCTTCTTTACGGCAGATTGGTGCGGGGATTGCCGCTTTATCAAACCAGTCATGCCTGAAATTGAAGCAGCATTTCCTGAGTTTCGTTTTATTGAGGTAGACCGTGATAAGTTTATGGAACTTGCTTCTGAGTGGACGATTTTTGGGATTCCAAGTTTTGTTGTGACTGACCAAGGCAAAGAGTTAGGCCGTTTAGTCAACAAAGACCGTAAAACCAAAGAAGAAATCACGACCTTTTTACAAAGCGTCAGTTAA